A genomic window from Cucumis melo cultivar AY chromosome 8, USDA_Cmelo_AY_1.0, whole genome shotgun sequence includes:
- the LOC103491367 gene encoding Golgi SNAP receptor complex member 1-2 isoform X3 has product MAMTDQSLELQESGWEELRREARKIEGDLDVKLSSYAKLGTRFTQGGYVDSGSSSVGSNRSWKSMEMEIQSLLEKLLDVNDSMSRCAASATPATSINQKLARHRDILHEFTQSPGTMSPRVQLLRERAAIHGSIAHMDEVISQAQTTRAVLGNQRVLFGDVQGKVKLLSDKFPVIRGLLGSIRRRRSRDTIILSGVIAACTLFLIIYWLSK; this is encoded by the exons ATGGCAATGACGGATCAGAGCCTTGAGTTGCAGGAGTCCGGTTGGGAGGAGCTGAGGCGTGAAGCTCGTAAGATCGAGGGCGATCTCGATGTCAAGCTTTCCTCCTATGCAAAGCTCGGTACCAGATTCACTCAAGGAG GTTATGTGGATTCTGGTTCATCGTCTGTTGGTTCCAACAGATCATGGAAGTCTATGGAAATGGAAATCCAATCTTTACTTGAGAAATTGTTGGATGTTAATGATTCAATGAGTCGGTGTGCTGCATCTGCAACACCAGCTACCTCCATAAATCAAAAACTAGCAAGACACAGGGATATCCTCCATGAATTTACACAG TCACCTGGAACCATGTCTCCGAGAGTGCAATTACTGAGGGAAAGAGCTGCTATTCATGGAAGTATTGCTCAT ATGGACGAAGTAATAAGTCAAGCCCAAACTACAAGGGCAGTCTTGGGGAACCAAAGGGTTTTGTTTGGAGATGTTCAAGGAAAAGTGAAGCTTCTAAGTGACAAATTCCCAGTTATACGTGGCCTTCTAG GTTCCATTAGAAGAAGGCGGTCAAGGGACACAATTATTCTGTCTGGAGTCATTGCAGCATGTACCTTGTTTCTCATTATCTATTGGCTCTCAAAATGA
- the LOC103491376 gene encoding uncharacterized protein LOC103491376: protein MRWHNRRRFTATGPPIEQFDMDVTQEYIHWYKNISKLYITQPGAAMSHLRSNNTRLRNVADDPQQVLNICNDNEQYMENIHYMYDVPIVPAPVQRRRPLVQESDKLEEVDQHGEEVPPMTQTQTQSEHNYVSPVMMMPTFGMTYYDSGVGQSSDFGRGYYNSEAGQSSTDFGQQYYDLGSDPSSSYMHGHGRGRGEHNEYLYYKVPAAVPEQSDEQQQQENAAVPEQSDEQQQQENHEEIQQQRVQIRRRQLAKNRQRPGCGTH from the exons ATGCGATGGCATAATCGCAGAAGATTTACTGCTACGGGACCTCCAATTGAGCAGTTTGATATGGATGTaactcaagaatacatccaTTGGTACAAAAACATTAGCAAGCTCTATATCACCCAACCGGGAGCTGCTATGAGTCATCTG aGATCGAACAATACTAGACTTCGGAATGTTGCAGATGATCCACAACAGGTTCTAAATATATGCAACGATAACGAGCAGTACATGGAGAACATCCACTATATGTACGATGTCCCTATTGTACCTGCTCCAGTTCAGAGGAGACGTCCTCTAGTGCAAGAGTCCGATAAATTGGAAGAAGTTGACCAACACGGGGAAGAAGTGCCTCCCATGACACAGACACAGACACAAAGCGAGCATAATTACGTTAGTCCAGTAATGATGATGCCAACATTTGGAATGACATATTATGATTCAGGAGTCGGTCAATCGTCAGACTTTGGAAGAGGATATTACAACTCAGAGGCAGGTCAATCATCAACGGACTTTGGGCAACAATACTATGATTTAGGGAGTGATCCATCGTCTTCATACATGCATGGTCACGGGCGTGGTCGTGGAGAACATAATGAATATTTGTACTACAAAGTGCCTGCAGCGGTACCCGAGCAATCAGATGAGCAACAGCAACAAGAGAATGCAGCAGTACCCGAGCAATCAGAtgagcaacaacaacaagagaATCATGAGGAAATACAACAACAAAGAGTTCAAATTCGACGACGACAACTAGCTAAAAATCGTCAACGTCCAGGTTGTGGaacacattga
- the LOC103491367 gene encoding Golgi SNAP receptor complex member 1-2 isoform X2, with protein sequence MAMTDQSLELQESGWEELRREARKIEGDLDVKLSSYAKLGTRFTQGGYVDSGSSSVGSNRSWKSMEMEIQSLLEKLLDVNDSMSRCAASATPATSINQKLARHRDILHEFTQEFKRIKGNINSMREHAELLSSVRDDINEYKSPGTMSPRVQLLRERAAIHGSIAHFIFFLSFLICLSVDGRSNKSSPNYKGSLGEPKGFVWRCSRKSEASK encoded by the exons ATGGCAATGACGGATCAGAGCCTTGAGTTGCAGGAGTCCGGTTGGGAGGAGCTGAGGCGTGAAGCTCGTAAGATCGAGGGCGATCTCGATGTCAAGCTTTCCTCCTATGCAAAGCTCGGTACCAGATTCACTCAAGGAG GTTATGTGGATTCTGGTTCATCGTCTGTTGGTTCCAACAGATCATGGAAGTCTATGGAAATGGAAATCCAATCTTTACTTGAGAAATTGTTGGATGTTAATGATTCAATGAGTCGGTGTGCTGCATCTGCAACACCAGCTACCTCCATAAATCAAAAACTAGCAAGACACAGGGATATCCTCCATGAATTTACACAG GAATTCAAGCGTATCAAAGGAAACATTAATTCAATGAGGGAACATGCAGAACTTTTGAGTTCTGTTAGGGATGACATCAACGAGTATAAG TCACCTGGAACCATGTCTCCGAGAGTGCAATTACTGAGGGAAAGAGCTGCTATTCATGGAAGTATTGCTCAT TTCATTTTTTTCCTCTCCTTTTTAATTTGTCTCTCTGTAGATGGACGAAGTAATAAGTCAAGCCCAAACTACAAGGGCAGTCTTGGGGAACCAAAGGGTTTTGTTTGGAGATGTTCAAGGAAAAGTGAAGCTTCTAAGTGA
- the LOC127150731 gene encoding serine/threonine-protein phosphatase 7 long form homolog, producing MDFSTSQYALQKILKWSVRSSKHEVQSYDRSEGIFHIMALNRGPIDPDILYDQNIHRSETVWDDRNTPEINCRRREAVVQQRWRPETHTFHMPVGECTITLQDVEVLVGLSADGEPVIDQMHDDWGQRLSLTWLGAEFHELANDADEETITRYARAYILQLMGGSIFADKSTRYVHLMFLPFLANLHHTGRYSWGGACLAWLYRQLCKASKQGVREIAGSLILLQIWAWERFPIVAPQLLHVNANQLHGRAYGSRWRDQFCVTRSATHVVSQYRYMFDLLQPSQIV from the exons ATGGATTTTTCAACTTCACA GTACGCACTtcagaaaatattaaaatggtCTGTAAGATCCAGTAAGCATGAAGTACAATCATATGATCGATCTGAAGGCATATTTCAT ATAATGGCATTAAACCGAGGACCAATTGATCCAGACATTTTATATGATCAGAACATTCACCGATCAGAAACTGTGTGGGATGATCGTAATACGCCCGAGATAAACTGTAGACGACGTGAGGCAGTTGTCCAAC AGAGATGGAGACCGGAGACGCATACATTTCACATGCCAGTTGGAGAGTGCACAATTACGTTGCAGGATGTGGAAGTTTTGGTGGGATTATCGGCTGATGGCGAGCCTGTTATCGATCAGATGCATGATGATTG GGGGCAGAGATTGAGTTTAACATGGTTGGGAGCAGAGTTTCATGAATTGGCTAACGATGCCGATGAGGAAACTATCACACGTTATGCACGGGCATATATTTTACAGTTGATGGGTGGGAGTATTTTTGCGGATAAATCAACTCGTTATGTGCACCTAATGTTTCTACCATTCTTAGCTAATCTGCACCACACGGGGCGATATTCTTGGGGTGGAGCCTGTTTGGCATGGTTGTATAGACAATTATGCAAGGCATCCAAACAAGGTGTTCGTGAAATAGCTGGGTCACTAATATTGTTACAAATATGGGCTTGGGAACGATTCCCAATAGTGGCTCCACAACTCCTACATGTCAATGCTAATCAATTACACGGTCGAGCTTATGGTTCAAG ATGGAGAGATCAATTTTGTGTGACAAGATCGGCTACACATGTAGTCTCTCAGTATAGGTACATGTTTGATCTTCTTCAACCTAGTCAG ATTGTCTGA
- the LOC103491367 gene encoding Golgi SNAP receptor complex member 1-2 isoform X1, which yields MAMTDQSLELQESGWEELRREARKIEGDLDVKLSSYAKLGTRFTQGGYVDSGSSSVGSNRSWKSMEMEIQSLLEKLLDVNDSMSRCAASATPATSINQKLARHRDILHEFTQEFKRIKGNINSMREHAELLSSVRDDINEYKSPGTMSPRVQLLRERAAIHGSIAHMDEVISQAQTTRAVLGNQRVLFGDVQGKVKLLSDKFPVIRGLLGSIRRRRSRDTIILSGVIAACTLFLIIYWLSK from the exons ATGGCAATGACGGATCAGAGCCTTGAGTTGCAGGAGTCCGGTTGGGAGGAGCTGAGGCGTGAAGCTCGTAAGATCGAGGGCGATCTCGATGTCAAGCTTTCCTCCTATGCAAAGCTCGGTACCAGATTCACTCAAGGAG GTTATGTGGATTCTGGTTCATCGTCTGTTGGTTCCAACAGATCATGGAAGTCTATGGAAATGGAAATCCAATCTTTACTTGAGAAATTGTTGGATGTTAATGATTCAATGAGTCGGTGTGCTGCATCTGCAACACCAGCTACCTCCATAAATCAAAAACTAGCAAGACACAGGGATATCCTCCATGAATTTACACAG GAATTCAAGCGTATCAAAGGAAACATTAATTCAATGAGGGAACATGCAGAACTTTTGAGTTCTGTTAGGGATGACATCAACGAGTATAAG TCACCTGGAACCATGTCTCCGAGAGTGCAATTACTGAGGGAAAGAGCTGCTATTCATGGAAGTATTGCTCAT ATGGACGAAGTAATAAGTCAAGCCCAAACTACAAGGGCAGTCTTGGGGAACCAAAGGGTTTTGTTTGGAGATGTTCAAGGAAAAGTGAAGCTTCTAAGTGACAAATTCCCAGTTATACGTGGCCTTCTAG GTTCCATTAGAAGAAGGCGGTCAAGGGACACAATTATTCTGTCTGGAGTCATTGCAGCATGTACCTTGTTTCTCATTATCTATTGGCTCTCAAAATGA